One region of Takifugu flavidus isolate HTHZ2018 chromosome 14, ASM371156v2, whole genome shotgun sequence genomic DNA includes:
- the LOC130537095 gene encoding remodeling and spacing factor 1-like isoform X45 — MAASAATASSSLGLCPNYAVICSFLERYGALLDLPELTFPQLERYLQDTSSVPKLLVDLHVKLLRKIGKSVSADRWEKYLVKVCQEFNTTWAWELEQKGYKEMQTECKAAILKYLCECQFDENVKFKTAINEEDPDKMRILPIGRDKDGQMYWFQLDQDDNVRVYVEEQDDLDGSSWKCIVKTRNDLAEVVALLKTQIDPELLKREQENMAESEKKENTEGEVKKSESSSDEDSRDGDVKCSVSQKVDWADNGVSQNSVIEGNVEAESCSEKPPADVNMCDKNLIIKKEPPDISDRKPNKETMAVSIKSENGEEVKTNGEVKKISPEGIQQALKTQEQAKIPLKKRGMKFSEDFDKNSNIIVPNPSLHHGNECAKTELAPEQAGKTLGVNDHVNGDVQAQAEKEPQSDSKPKETVRMEQENSPSEAKNEGLTEKPSAAAPVEAPAVAPVEAPAVAPAVAPEEAPAVAPEEAPAAAPVVAPEVAPAVAPVVAPAVAPEEAPAAAPEVAPVVAPAAAPEVAPVVAPAVAPEVAPEVAPEVAPAASPEVAPVVASEVAPAASPEVAPVVAPAASPEVAPAASPEVAPAASPEVAPVVAPAVAPEVAPEVAPEVAPVVASEVASVVAPAVAPEVAPEVAPAASPEVAPVVASVVAPVVAPEVAPEVAPEVAPEVAPEVAPVVAPEVAPEVAPEGALVEAPAVAPAVAPEVAPVTVSATPILPKNSNNQREKSPNDHKHTRSPSLKPDERHSAEESDRTEGTKTTMKEGLIDTRGDIEGEKAETREPTDKPDVEMAEIQKGTSQEAKNAVKTAAEEMVTETNSAEAPEKVESSKVKTFDHGDAEGKASMASEKETSQHSEGTANSDGGIKEDSTVAGESKMWVEKPAGKEEPSHPSEGRNTVRQPDPRPSRTEEDGERKSLSSDNKDDANDKNAALPTLDPPAEANEDEEKLEEEMQNKAECKTKDGLSQTPSKPDAGNETEQQNKDEKKTEVCSLEETPVRTQARTKRPVHRRRAEVQMEDWPTDAESDANVGRSLRRSPRISRPTAKAVEIHDKVSQNTTPAEKPEDEKSAKEKEEEEELEEAKATQKKPREKKVDQEGQTKSKGRKRRRVRWSNTRTHRKKRSSEDDASDQESSEEEESEEEDDSDEDYKVERGRRRRNRNRERRSSDSSTSSDDDLPPNDDPCKHCGLPNHPELILLCDSCDSGYHTACLRPPLMIIPDGEWFCPPCQHKQLCDKLQEQLQNLDAALKKKERAERRKERLIYVGISVENIIAPSVEEEPKPEIIKEKKEVKKSKSWGRRSTRNKKSISYRFDEFDEAIEEAIEEDVKEAEGGGAGRGKDMSNITGHRGKDMSAILQADDGKENGQVPRPTAGQRRKKRRRLNDLDSDSTVDEEESEEEFCLSESSEEFVASDNESEAETGVESNHSEGSDTPHVTSRIRNVPQRRHSSRKRQRPSWYSDEEEESGEEEEDEIVTEGSSEFSDGDLDMSRRRSRRSRKAQVNYRETSESEGSQADTNRSKLKPRRRQESSDSEVSFSGDSEDESRGKRRAGSSEEDSRERRRRLALKRRRASEEDNSDDSSDDSSEEEDRPIRKRVNRIDSDDDEEEDTWVAKEAAEKADEESNLAGSKLEPPSSNGQGRIKSPEGHPPARDQLTNTEPPKNAGVTPAAPLAPNGVSGQDVAGQEDDEDDLLGVTDLVDYVCNNEDL; from the exons ATGGCTGCTTCGGCGGCAACGGCGAGTTCTTCCCTTGGTTTGTGTCCTAATTATGCTGTGATTTGCTCCTTTCTGGAGCGTTACGGTGCTTTGCTGGACCTACCGGAGCTGACCTTTCCTCAGCTGGAGCGTTATCTGCAGGACACATCATCAG TTCCAAAGTTGCTGGTTGATCTCCATGTTAAGTTACTAAGGAAGATCGGCAAGTCGGTGTCAGCAGATAGGTGGGAGAAATATCTAGTAAAG GTGTGTCAGGAGTTTAATACAACATGGGCGTGGGAACTCGAACAGAAAGGATACAAGGAGATGCAAACAGAATGCAAAGCAGCCATTCTGAAA TACTTGTGTGAGTGCCAGTTTGATGAAAACGTGAAGTTTAAAACGGCCATCAATGAGGAAGACCCAGATAAGATGCGTATTCTGCCCATTGGCCGGGACAAAGATGGTCAGATGTACTGGTTTCAACTGGATCAAGATGACAATGTGCGCGTCTACGTGGAGGAACAGGACGATTTGGACGGGTCGTCCTGGAAGTGCATCGTCAA AACCAGAAACGACTTGGCTGAAGTGGTCGCTTTGCTCAAGACGCAAATTGATCCGGAGCTGCTAAAAAGGGAGCAGGAAAACATGGCAGAGTCTGAGAAGAAAGAGAACACGGAAG GTGAAGTTAAAAAGTCAGAGAGTTCGTCTGATGAAGACAGCAGAGACGGCGATGTTAAATGTTCTGTCTCACAGAAAGTTGACTGGGCTGACAACGGCGTCTCACAGAACAGCGTCATCGAGGGCAACGTCGAAGCGGAGTCGTGTTCAGAAAAACCCCCTGCGGATGTCAACATGTGCGACAAAAATCTGATCATTAAAAAAGAGCCGCCAGACATTTCTGACAGGAAGCCGAACAAAGAGACCATGGCTGTATCCATAAAGTCCGAGAATGGAGAAGAGGTGAAGACGAATGGAGAAGTTAAGAAGATCAGCCCTGAAGGGATCCAGCAAGCTCTCAAAACCCAGGAACAGGCCAAGATTCCTTTGAAAAAACGAGGGATGAAGTTTAGTGAAGACTTTGACAAAAACAGCAATATTATAGTCCCAAACCCATCCCTTCATCACGGGAACGAATGTGCAAAAACAGAGCTGGCCCCTGAGCAGGCGGGTAAGACGTTGGGCGTAAATGATCACGTTAACGGTGACGTCCAAGCCCAGGCAGAGAAAGAACCCCAGAGTGATTCAAAACCTAAAGAGACTGtgaggatggagcaggagaatTCACCTTCAGAGGCAAAAAATGAGGGTTTGACAGAAAAgccgtcagcagcagctccagtg GAGGCTCCAGCTGTAGCTCCAGTGGAGGCTCCAGCTGTAGCTCCAGCTGTAGCTCCAGAGGAGGCTCCAGCGGTGGCTCCAgaggaggctccagcagcagctccagtggtggctccagaggtggctccagctgtaGCTCCAGTGGTGGCTCCAGCTGTAGCTCCAgaggaggctccagcagcagctccagaggtggctccagtg gtagctccagcagcagctccagaggtggctccagTGGTGGCTCCAGCT GTAGCTCCAGAGGTAgctccagaggtggctccagaggtggctccagcagcatctccggAGGTGGCTCCAGTGGTGGCTTCAGAG gtggctccagcagcatctccggaggtggctccagtggtggctccagcagcatctccagaggtggctccagcagcatctccagaggtagctccagcagcatctccggAGGTGGCTCCAGTGGTGGCTCCAGCAGTAgctccagaggtggctccagaggtggctccagaggtggctccagTGGTGGCTTCAGAGGTGGCTTCAGTGGTGGCTCCAGCAGTAgctccagaggtggctccagag GtagctccagcagcatctccggAGGTGGCTCCAGTGGTGGCTTCAGTGGTGGCTCCAGTGGTggctccagaggtggctccagaggtggctccagaggtggctccagaggtagctccagaggtggctccagTG GTAgctccagaggtggctccagAGGTAGCTCCAGAGGGGGCTCTGGTAGAGGCTCCAGCTGTAGCTCCAGCTGTAgctccagaggtggctccagTGACTGTGTCAGCGACGCCAATTTTGCCCAAAAACTCCAACAATCAACGTGAGAAAAGTCCCAATGACCACAAACACACTAGAAGTCCGAGTCTGAAACCTGATGAACGTCATTCAGCTGAGGAGTCAGATCGGACTGAAGGAACAAAGACGACGATGAAAGAAGGTTTAATCGACACAAGAGGAGACATTGAAGGAGAGAAAGCAGAAACCAGAGAACCCACAGACAAACCTGACGTTGAAATGGCAGAAATCCAAAAAGGGACCAGCCAAGAGGCCAAAAATGCTGTCAAAACTGCAGCCGAGGAAATGGTAACTGAAACAAACAGTgcagaagctccagaaaaggtggAATCTTCTAAGGTGAAAACATTCGACCACGGagatgcagaaggaaaagcCAGCATGGCCTCGGAGAAGGAAACATCCCAGCATTCAGAGGGAACAGCAAACTCTGACGGTGGAATCAAAGAGGACTCCACAGTTGCCGGCGAAAGTAAGATGTGGGTGGAAAAAcctgcaggaaaagaagaaccaTCTCATCCTTCGGAGGGGAGAAACACAGTGAGACAACCTGACCCAAGGCCTTCAAGgacagaagaagatggagagcgGAAGAGTCTGTCGTCGGACAACAAAGATGACGCCAACGATAAAAATGCAGCGCTCCCAACCCTAGATCCTCCAGCAGAGGCCAACGAAGATGAAGAGAAGCTAGAAGAGGAAATGCAGAACAAAGCTGAATGTAAAACCAAGGATGGTTTGTCACAGACGCCCTCCAAGCCTGATGCAGGAAACGAAACTGAGCAACAAAACAAGGACGAAAAGAAGACGGAGGTCTGCTCGCTCGAAGAGACGCCAGTCAGGACTCAGGCCAGAACTAAACGGCCGGTTCACCGCAGGCGAGCCGAAGTCCAGATGGAGGATTGGCCAACGGATGCCGAATCGGACGCTAACGTGGGCAGATCGCTGCGGAGATCCCCTAGAATCTCAAGACCAACTGCAAAGGCTGTAGAGATCCACGACAAAGTGAGCCAGAACACCACGCCGGCGGAGAAGCCGGAGGATGAGAAGAGCGcgaaggaaaaagaggaagaggaggagctggaggaagccaaGGCCACGCAGAAGAAACCAAGGGAGAAAAAGGTTGATCAGGAAGGTCAAACCAAGTCAAAG GGAAGGAAGCGGCGGAGGGTCCGATGGTCCAACACACGGACGCATCGCAAAAAGCGAAGCTCTGAAGATGACGCCAGCGACCAGGAGTCGagcgaagaggaggagagcgaagaAGAGGACGACAGTGACGAGGACTATAAGGTGGAGCGAGGCAGAAGGCGGCGGAATCGCAACCGGGAGCGACGCAGCTCGGACTCCTCCACATCCTCGGATGATGACCTACCTCCAAACGACGACCCCTGTAAACACTGTGGTCTTCCAAATCACCCTGAGCTG ATCTTACTGTGCGATTCCTGTGACAGCGGCTACCACACGGCCTGCCTGAGGCCCCCCCTCATGATCATCCCTGATGGCGAATGGTTCTGCCCGCCCTGTCAGCAC AAGCAGCTGTGCGACAAACTGCAAGAGCAACTGCAAAACCTGGACGCCGCGTTGAAGAAGAAggaaagagcagagaggag GAAAGAGCGATTGATCTACGTTGGAATTAGCGTTGAAAACATCATCGCCCCCTCG gtggaggaggagccaaAGCCCGAGAtcatcaaagagaagaaagaagtgaAGAAAAGCAAGAGCTGGGGTCGAAGGTCAACGAGGAACAAGAAATCCATCAGCTACAG GTTTGATGAATTTGATGAGGCGATCGAGGAGGCCATCGAGGAAGACGTGAAAGAAGCAGAAGGCGGAG GAGCAGGACGGGGCAAAGACATGTCCAACATCACCGGCCATCGAGGAAAAGACATGTCCGCCATCCTGCAGGCCGACGACGGAAAAGAGAACGGCCAGGTACCGCGACCCACCGCCGGGCAGCGCAGGAAGAAACGCCGGCGCCTGAACGACCTGGACAGTGACAGCACcgtggacgaggaggagagcgaggaagagTTTTGTCTAAGCGAAAG CTCAGAGGAGTTTGTCGCCTCCGACAATGAATCGGAGGCCGAAACGGGCGTAGAGTCCAACCACAGCGAAGGCAGCGACACGCCTCACGTGACATCGCGAATCAGAAACGTGCCGCAGCGCCGACACAGctccaggaagaggcagaggccGAGTTGGTACTCGGACGAAGaagaggagagtggagaggaagaggaagatgaaataG TGACCGAAGGCTCCAGCGAGTTTAGTGACGGAGATCTGGACATGAGTCGACGGCGTTCCCGGCGGAGTCGGAAGGCTCAGGTGAACTACAGAGAGACCTCCGAGTCTGAAGGTTCTCAGGCCGACACCAATCGGTCCAAGCTGAAACCCAGGAGACGGCAGGAGAGCTCTGACAGCGAAG tcaGTTTCTCCGGCGACTCTGAGGATGAGTccagggggaagaggagagcggGCTCTTCTGAGGAGGACTCCAGAGAACGACGCAGGAGGCTTGCGCTGAAACGGCGACGGGCCTCCGAAGAGGACAACTCTGACGACTCGTCCGACGACTcctcggaggaggaggatcggCCCATCCGCAAAAGAGTGAATCGCATCGACTCGGACgacgacgaggaggaggacacttGGGTGGCAAAGGAAGCCGCTGAGAAAGCGGATGAAGAATCAAACCTTGCAGGCAGTAAACTGGAGCCGCCGTCCAGTAACGGACAGGGTCGAATAAAGAGCCCTGAGGGGCACCCCCCCGCCAGAGACCAGCTCACGAATACGGAGCCGCCCAAAAACGCCGGCGTCACGCCAGCCGCCCCCTTAGCACCAAACGGCGTGTCCGGCCAAGACgtggcaggacaggaggacgacGAAGACGACCTGTTAGGAGTCACAGACCTCGTGGACTACGTCTGCAATAACGAAGACttgtaa
- the LOC130537095 gene encoding remodeling and spacing factor 1-like isoform X29 codes for MAASAATASSSLGLCPNYAVICSFLERYGALLDLPELTFPQLERYLQDTSSVPKLLVDLHVKLLRKIGKSVSADRWEKYLVKVCQEFNTTWAWELEQKGYKEMQTECKAAILKYLCECQFDENVKFKTAINEEDPDKMRILPIGRDKDGQMYWFQLDQDDNVRVYVEEQDDLDGSSWKCIVKTRNDLAEVVALLKTQIDPELLKREQENMAESEKKENTEGEVKKSESSSDEDSRDGDVKCSVSQKVDWADNGVSQNSVIEGNVEAESCSEKPPADVNMCDKNLIIKKEPPDISDRKPNKETMAVSIKSENGEEVKTNGEVKKISPEGIQQALKTQEQAKIPLKKRGMKFSEDFDKNSNIIVPNPSLHHGNECAKTELAPEQAGKTLGVNDHVNGDVQAQAEKEPQSDSKPKETVRMEQENSPSEAKNEGLTEKPSAAAPVEAPAVAPVEAPAVAPAVAPEEAPAVAPEEAPAAAPVVAPEVAPAVAPVVAPAVAPEEAPAAAPEVAPVVAPAAAPEVAPVVAPAVAPVVASVEAPVEASVVAPVVAPEEAPAAAPEVAPEVAPAVAPAAAPEVAPVVAPEVAPVVVPAVAPEVAPEVAPEVAPEVAPAASPEVAPVVASEVAPVVAPAVAPEVAPAASPEVAPVVAPAASPEVAPVVASEVASVVAPAVAPEVAPEVAPAASPEVAPVVASVVAPVVAPEVAPEVAPEVAPEVAPEVAPVVAPEVAPEVAPEGALVEAPAVAPAVAPEVAPVTVSATPILPKNSNNQREKSPNDHKHTRSPSLKPDERHSAEESDRTEGTKTTMKEGLIDTRGDIEGEKAETREPTDKPDVEMAEIQKGTSQEAKNAVKTAAEEMVTETNSAEAPEKVESSKVKTFDHGDAEGKASMASEKETSQHSEGTANSDGGIKEDSTVAGESKMWVEKPAGKEEPSHPSEGRNTVRQPDPRPSRTEEDGERKSLSSDNKDDANDKNAALPTLDPPAEANEDEEKLEEEMQNKAECKTKDGLSQTPSKPDAGNETEQQNKDEKKTEVCSLEETPVRTQARTKRPVHRRRAEVQMEDWPTDAESDANVGRSLRRSPRISRPTAKAVEIHDKVSQNTTPAEKPEDEKSAKEKEEEEELEEAKATQKKPREKKVDQEGQTKSKGRKRRRVRWSNTRTHRKKRSSEDDASDQESSEEEESEEEDDSDEDYKVERGRRRRNRNRERRSSDSSTSSDDDLPPNDDPCKHCGLPNHPELILLCDSCDSGYHTACLRPPLMIIPDGEWFCPPCQHKQLCDKLQEQLQNLDAALKKKERAERRKERLIYVGISVENIIAPSVEEEPKPEIIKEKKEVKKSKSWGRRSTRNKKSISYRFDEFDEAIEEAIEEDVKEAEGGGAGRGKDMSNITGHRGKDMSAILQADDGKENGQVPRPTAGQRRKKRRRLNDLDSDSTVDEEESEEEFCLSESSEEFVASDNESEAETGVESNHSEGSDTPHVTSRIRNVPQRRHSSRKRQRPSWYSDEEEESGEEEEDEIVTEGSSEFSDGDLDMSRRRSRRSRKAQVNYRETSESEGSQADTNRSKLKPRRRQESSDSEVSFSGDSEDESRGKRRAGSSEEDSRERRRRLALKRRRASEEDNSDDSSDDSSEEEDRPIRKRVNRIDSDDDEEEDTWVAKEAAEKADEESNLAGSKLEPPSSNGQGRIKSPEGHPPARDQLTNTEPPKNAGVTPAAPLAPNGVSGQDVAGQEDDEDDLLGVTDLVDYVCNNEDL; via the exons ATGGCTGCTTCGGCGGCAACGGCGAGTTCTTCCCTTGGTTTGTGTCCTAATTATGCTGTGATTTGCTCCTTTCTGGAGCGTTACGGTGCTTTGCTGGACCTACCGGAGCTGACCTTTCCTCAGCTGGAGCGTTATCTGCAGGACACATCATCAG TTCCAAAGTTGCTGGTTGATCTCCATGTTAAGTTACTAAGGAAGATCGGCAAGTCGGTGTCAGCAGATAGGTGGGAGAAATATCTAGTAAAG GTGTGTCAGGAGTTTAATACAACATGGGCGTGGGAACTCGAACAGAAAGGATACAAGGAGATGCAAACAGAATGCAAAGCAGCCATTCTGAAA TACTTGTGTGAGTGCCAGTTTGATGAAAACGTGAAGTTTAAAACGGCCATCAATGAGGAAGACCCAGATAAGATGCGTATTCTGCCCATTGGCCGGGACAAAGATGGTCAGATGTACTGGTTTCAACTGGATCAAGATGACAATGTGCGCGTCTACGTGGAGGAACAGGACGATTTGGACGGGTCGTCCTGGAAGTGCATCGTCAA AACCAGAAACGACTTGGCTGAAGTGGTCGCTTTGCTCAAGACGCAAATTGATCCGGAGCTGCTAAAAAGGGAGCAGGAAAACATGGCAGAGTCTGAGAAGAAAGAGAACACGGAAG GTGAAGTTAAAAAGTCAGAGAGTTCGTCTGATGAAGACAGCAGAGACGGCGATGTTAAATGTTCTGTCTCACAGAAAGTTGACTGGGCTGACAACGGCGTCTCACAGAACAGCGTCATCGAGGGCAACGTCGAAGCGGAGTCGTGTTCAGAAAAACCCCCTGCGGATGTCAACATGTGCGACAAAAATCTGATCATTAAAAAAGAGCCGCCAGACATTTCTGACAGGAAGCCGAACAAAGAGACCATGGCTGTATCCATAAAGTCCGAGAATGGAGAAGAGGTGAAGACGAATGGAGAAGTTAAGAAGATCAGCCCTGAAGGGATCCAGCAAGCTCTCAAAACCCAGGAACAGGCCAAGATTCCTTTGAAAAAACGAGGGATGAAGTTTAGTGAAGACTTTGACAAAAACAGCAATATTATAGTCCCAAACCCATCCCTTCATCACGGGAACGAATGTGCAAAAACAGAGCTGGCCCCTGAGCAGGCGGGTAAGACGTTGGGCGTAAATGATCACGTTAACGGTGACGTCCAAGCCCAGGCAGAGAAAGAACCCCAGAGTGATTCAAAACCTAAAGAGACTGtgaggatggagcaggagaatTCACCTTCAGAGGCAAAAAATGAGGGTTTGACAGAAAAgccgtcagcagcagctccagtg GAGGCTCCAGCTGTAGCTCCAGTGGAGGCTCCAGCTGTAGCTCCAGCTGTAGCTCCAGAGGAGGCTCCAGCGGTGGCTCCAgaggaggctccagcagcagctccagtggtggctccagaggtggctccagctgtaGCTCCAGTGGTGGCTCCAGCTGTAGCTCCAgaggaggctccagcagcagctccagaggtggctccagtg gtagctccagcagcagctccagaggtggctccagTGGTGGCTCCAGCTGTAGCTCCAGTGGTGGCTTCAGTGGAGGCTCCAGTGGAGGCTTCAGTGGTGGCTCCAGTGGTGGCTCCAgaggaggctccagcagcagctccagaggtggctccagaggtggctccagcagtagctccagcagcagctccagaggtggctccagtggtggctccagaggtggctccagTGGTGGTTCCAGCAGTAGCTCCAGAGGTAGCTCCAGAGGTAgctccagaggtggctccagaggtggctccagcagcatctccggAGGTGGCTCCAGTGGTGGCTTCAGAGGTGGCTCCAGTGGTGGCTCCAGCAGTAgctccagaggtggctccagcagcatctccggaggtggctccagtg gtagctccagcagcatctccggAG gtggctccagTGGTGGCTTCAGAGGTGGCTTCAGTGGTGGCTCCAGCAGTAgctccagaggtggctccagag GtagctccagcagcatctccggAGGTGGCTCCAGTGGTGGCTTCAGTGGTGGCTCCAGTGGTggctccagaggtggctccagaggtggctccagaggtggctccagaggtagctccagaggtggctccagTG GTAgctccagaggtggctccagAGGTAGCTCCAGAGGGGGCTCTGGTAGAGGCTCCAGCTGTAGCTCCAGCTGTAgctccagaggtggctccagTGACTGTGTCAGCGACGCCAATTTTGCCCAAAAACTCCAACAATCAACGTGAGAAAAGTCCCAATGACCACAAACACACTAGAAGTCCGAGTCTGAAACCTGATGAACGTCATTCAGCTGAGGAGTCAGATCGGACTGAAGGAACAAAGACGACGATGAAAGAAGGTTTAATCGACACAAGAGGAGACATTGAAGGAGAGAAAGCAGAAACCAGAGAACCCACAGACAAACCTGACGTTGAAATGGCAGAAATCCAAAAAGGGACCAGCCAAGAGGCCAAAAATGCTGTCAAAACTGCAGCCGAGGAAATGGTAACTGAAACAAACAGTgcagaagctccagaaaaggtggAATCTTCTAAGGTGAAAACATTCGACCACGGagatgcagaaggaaaagcCAGCATGGCCTCGGAGAAGGAAACATCCCAGCATTCAGAGGGAACAGCAAACTCTGACGGTGGAATCAAAGAGGACTCCACAGTTGCCGGCGAAAGTAAGATGTGGGTGGAAAAAcctgcaggaaaagaagaaccaTCTCATCCTTCGGAGGGGAGAAACACAGTGAGACAACCTGACCCAAGGCCTTCAAGgacagaagaagatggagagcgGAAGAGTCTGTCGTCGGACAACAAAGATGACGCCAACGATAAAAATGCAGCGCTCCCAACCCTAGATCCTCCAGCAGAGGCCAACGAAGATGAAGAGAAGCTAGAAGAGGAAATGCAGAACAAAGCTGAATGTAAAACCAAGGATGGTTTGTCACAGACGCCCTCCAAGCCTGATGCAGGAAACGAAACTGAGCAACAAAACAAGGACGAAAAGAAGACGGAGGTCTGCTCGCTCGAAGAGACGCCAGTCAGGACTCAGGCCAGAACTAAACGGCCGGTTCACCGCAGGCGAGCCGAAGTCCAGATGGAGGATTGGCCAACGGATGCCGAATCGGACGCTAACGTGGGCAGATCGCTGCGGAGATCCCCTAGAATCTCAAGACCAACTGCAAAGGCTGTAGAGATCCACGACAAAGTGAGCCAGAACACCACGCCGGCGGAGAAGCCGGAGGATGAGAAGAGCGcgaaggaaaaagaggaagaggaggagctggaggaagccaaGGCCACGCAGAAGAAACCAAGGGAGAAAAAGGTTGATCAGGAAGGTCAAACCAAGTCAAAG GGAAGGAAGCGGCGGAGGGTCCGATGGTCCAACACACGGACGCATCGCAAAAAGCGAAGCTCTGAAGATGACGCCAGCGACCAGGAGTCGagcgaagaggaggagagcgaagaAGAGGACGACAGTGACGAGGACTATAAGGTGGAGCGAGGCAGAAGGCGGCGGAATCGCAACCGGGAGCGACGCAGCTCGGACTCCTCCACATCCTCGGATGATGACCTACCTCCAAACGACGACCCCTGTAAACACTGTGGTCTTCCAAATCACCCTGAGCTG ATCTTACTGTGCGATTCCTGTGACAGCGGCTACCACACGGCCTGCCTGAGGCCCCCCCTCATGATCATCCCTGATGGCGAATGGTTCTGCCCGCCCTGTCAGCAC AAGCAGCTGTGCGACAAACTGCAAGAGCAACTGCAAAACCTGGACGCCGCGTTGAAGAAGAAggaaagagcagagaggag GAAAGAGCGATTGATCTACGTTGGAATTAGCGTTGAAAACATCATCGCCCCCTCG gtggaggaggagccaaAGCCCGAGAtcatcaaagagaagaaagaagtgaAGAAAAGCAAGAGCTGGGGTCGAAGGTCAACGAGGAACAAGAAATCCATCAGCTACAG GTTTGATGAATTTGATGAGGCGATCGAGGAGGCCATCGAGGAAGACGTGAAAGAAGCAGAAGGCGGAG GAGCAGGACGGGGCAAAGACATGTCCAACATCACCGGCCATCGAGGAAAAGACATGTCCGCCATCCTGCAGGCCGACGACGGAAAAGAGAACGGCCAGGTACCGCGACCCACCGCCGGGCAGCGCAGGAAGAAACGCCGGCGCCTGAACGACCTGGACAGTGACAGCACcgtggacgaggaggagagcgaggaagagTTTTGTCTAAGCGAAAG CTCAGAGGAGTTTGTCGCCTCCGACAATGAATCGGAGGCCGAAACGGGCGTAGAGTCCAACCACAGCGAAGGCAGCGACACGCCTCACGTGACATCGCGAATCAGAAACGTGCCGCAGCGCCGACACAGctccaggaagaggcagaggccGAGTTGGTACTCGGACGAAGaagaggagagtggagaggaagaggaagatgaaataG TGACCGAAGGCTCCAGCGAGTTTAGTGACGGAGATCTGGACATGAGTCGACGGCGTTCCCGGCGGAGTCGGAAGGCTCAGGTGAACTACAGAGAGACCTCCGAGTCTGAAGGTTCTCAGGCCGACACCAATCGGTCCAAGCTGAAACCCAGGAGACGGCAGGAGAGCTCTGACAGCGAAG tcaGTTTCTCCGGCGACTCTGAGGATGAGTccagggggaagaggagagcggGCTCTTCTGAGGAGGACTCCAGAGAACGACGCAGGAGGCTTGCGCTGAAACGGCGACGGGCCTCCGAAGAGGACAACTCTGACGACTCGTCCGACGACTcctcggaggaggaggatcggCCCATCCGCAAAAGAGTGAATCGCATCGACTCGGACgacgacgaggaggaggacacttGGGTGGCAAAGGAAGCCGCTGAGAAAGCGGATGAAGAATCAAACCTTGCAGGCAGTAAACTGGAGCCGCCGTCCAGTAACGGACAGGGTCGAATAAAGAGCCCTGAGGGGCACCCCCCCGCCAGAGACCAGCTCACGAATACGGAGCCGCCCAAAAACGCCGGCGTCACGCCAGCCGCCCCCTTAGCACCAAACGGCGTGTCCGGCCAAGACgtggcaggacaggaggacgacGAAGACGACCTGTTAGGAGTCACAGACCTCGTGGACTACGTCTGCAATAACGAAGACttgtaa